The nucleotide sequence agattgttagcGACGGTTTCTAGTTAAACAAGAAGGAtcttattctttaaaaaaaaaaaaaaaaaagtctatctCTGTAGGAATCTTTTTACTGTATGACAAACAAGCACCTTATTGGACATACatggacaaaataaacaaagtcaTCCTCCATTAAGGTTTGTTAGACCAGCTGTGGAATGCACATGGAAATGGACTAAATGTGATTTTACATTTGGGCCAAGGGAAGTGATTGGGGATTTAACCTGCTGACCCTCAAACCCCAGGGAGTGACGagttttcacacacactcatttagAAAATAGAAGTAAATGCACATTTCATGtcagtacagtatgtacactgctcaaaaaaaaatcaaactgtccacttaggaagcaacactgattgacaatcaatttcacatgctgttgtgcaaatggaatagacaacaggtggaaattataggcaattagcaagacacccccactaaaggagtggttctgcagttggtgaccacagaccacttctcagttcctttgcttcctggctgatgtgttggtcacttttgaatgctggcggtgctttcactctagtggtagcatgagacggagtctaaaacccacacaagtggctcaggtagtgcagctcatccaggatggcacatcaatgtgagctgtggcaagaaggtttgctgtgtctgtcagcgtagtgtccagagcatggaggcgctaccaggagacaggccagtacatcaggagacgtggaggaggccgtaggagggcaacaacccagcagcaggaccgctacccccgcctttgtgcaaggaggagcactgccagagccctgcaaaatgacctccagcaggccacaaatgtgcatgtgtctgttcaaacggtcagaaacagactccatgatggtggtatgagggcctgacgtccacaggtgggtgttgtgcttacagcccaacaccgtgcaggacgtttggcatttgccagagaacaccaagattggaaAATtcaccactggcgccctgtgctcttcacagatgaaagcaggttcacacagagcacatgtgacagacgtgacagagtctggagacgccgtggagaacgttctgctgcctgcaacatcctccagcatgaccggtttggcggtgggtcagtaatggtgtggggtggcgattctttggggggccgcacagccctccatgtgctcgccagaggtaacctgactgccattaggtaccgagatgagatcctcagaccccttgtgagaccatatgctggtgcggttgcccaggcgttgtagggaggtcatacaggcacgtggaggccacacacactactgaggtTTTCCACTTgaattttgagtgtgactccaaatccagacctccatgggttgataaaaaTTATCAATAGAAATGAAATttatgtgattttgttgtcagcacattcaactatgtaagaaaggagtatttaatgagattatttcattcattcagatctaggatgtgttattttagtgttcactttatttttttgagcagtgtatttcttAATAACTCCCACCAAGTAACCAAGGACAGTAGTCACTCCTGTCAGATTGCAGAAGGAGCTAGAATTGACACAGGATGTGGGAGTCCACTGaagaaaagtacaatatttgcctggCAACAATTCTTACTGCAGCGATGTGCGTCCTGTAATAATCACAGCAAATGTTGATGCACACAGGACTGCCATCACTGAAATCTTGTCTAGAATTATGACAGGGCTTTAGTGTGTGACCATGATATCAGAAAGAGACACCACAAACAGATGCTGCACACCAATAAAACAGCACAGAAAAAGTacttgtaaaaagtaaaatggcATGTGCTTATTCTTTCCCCGCCACAACTGAACTTTTATTTCCTGACAATGTTCACCGACTCACTTCTTTCTCCTTCAGCAGTGCGTCATGCTTGTCGTGAAGGTTCTTGTACTCAAACTGCCATTTCTCAGCTTTCATGGCCTCTGCCGAGTGCTTGGTGTGAAGCTCGTGAGCCTGCAAGTCAGAGAGCATAGCAACAGTCTGTGTTGGCCAGAGCTCTGTATAAAAACTGCAAGGTTTCAAACACGTGCACAAGCCAGACTGTGTTTAACATCACTTAGACGTCAACACAGGAACAAGTAtcactctccctcctcctttcaaCCCACTGCTTGCCTGTCTTTTGTAAGTGTCCAGCTGATTGCGGATGGCGTTGGCCCTCCGgagctcctcctccagctcgCAGGTACGCTGCATGTACACAGTATTGCGCTCCTCCAGGAGGCGCACCTGCCTGCGCAGGTCTCCCAGATCCTCCAGCTTCCTCTTGTACGTCTCCACTAGTACTTCAAGCTGGTTCACCCGGTCAGAGGAGTGCCTGTGGGGGAGGAGAGGACAGTGTGGGAGGCGTTGAGCACAGAAATATGACTTTTAGTTAAAACACAATGCATCCGTGTGGATATGTACTTAACTACTGAAAACTCTGACGCAAGCCAGTGTCAATGCATGAAATTCATATTTTCACAGATGTCAGAGAGAGGAGCTGAATGGACGTCTGTGTGTGGGCAGTGTGGGAGTTGTTTCTGTGAGTGTAAATTGATAATAGATGAACTACTGTTTAAAGGAAAAGGCTGCTGATACTCTACATTTGTGATGTCAATAAATCCCTtgaaaagatcaaaaccaacaatgtgttagttTGTCTTTGAATACATTCAACgttccctctctgtgtctctccgCTCCAAGCCCATCCATttctactgaagatgtaaaactgtaatgtaaaaatgGGTTACTGATATCtagtttgattttaaaaaggttCAGTAATTTCCTTAAACAGCTGGGACTGTAGATTTTAGCAAACGTTAATCCAACTGGAGgaaattcatttattattaggGACTTTCAGCGCAAAGATATGCGTCAGTAAGCATTTACGACACAAACGCTACACATGCAGGATTAACTCAAAATGAACTACAGTGCCTATGTTCATGGTAATAAAGGAACATCTggcccagtgcaacagtgtggctcactggtgtgtttaatagtttttttttttttttttttttttacaacaatggagctctaaggcacagaggaataagctatAGTACCAAGACGATACTTCACGCGACCtggtatgcaggataagcggttgatgatggatggatggacaaagaCAATATTTGTGAGAGGGATCAGTGTATTGTTGATTTTGGTCTTTTTGTGGGATTTGTTGATAGGAatacacagcaacacaacacaagacTTTTAAATGGTGCTCTACTGGTTGATTGAAGATATATAATAGGCATTTTGGTCTTCTTCACAACAATTCAACAAGTTGACCAACTATTGGCTCAACAATAATTGTCAGTCAATATTTACAATATGTTTCACATTAAGAAAATATTTGTACAATTCATTTCTGAATTAATTATATTTCAAAAGCCCTCACTATAGTTATTCTTCCCTAATTTGACATAGCACAATCTTAAATGCTCCATTGGAAAGCCGAGAACACAAAACCCTCAGTGTCCATGTGATTAAACGCCCACCAAGCGTGACTTTCTGCAGTTTCTGCTGAGTACAAACTTAAGTTAGCTGCGCTGTTTTGGCTTCCACGACAAATTCATCACGAGTGGGCAGGGATTTGTAAGAACACTAATGCTGATCTCACCTGAGAATATCCATCTCATCCTTGAGGGCCTGGGCCTCCTGCGCCAGGCTGGTCAGCTCTTCGTTACGTTGATGTAGATCGGCCATCTCACGCTCCAGTATCTCCCCCCTCACGCGCATGTCATCTCTGCTGTTCTCCAGTCTGAGATTTACATGACACAAGAGCAGTGTTTGTGTAACTGAGTAGACTGAATTGTGAGATGaatgttgaattttttttttgtagaaaatcTCCAGCTGCACTTTTTAAAAGTTGAGCTAATTATGTAATTGTCAAAATGTCTATTATGTAAAAGGCCTGATGAATGTTTGCTTATGCATTAAATACTAGATATAAAGTTAAACATTGCTGAGCAAAGTCcaactttatgtgtgtgtactgcTTGTACCTGTAGttctcctcctgcagctgctccatctgactctgcagcagcagcagcttttttCCAGTGATGACAGTGGTGGAAGCGTCCAGAGAGTCGCAGTGGCTCAGCCTCTCCTTCAGGGACCTTGTCTCTGCCTGTAGGGACAACTTCTCCTCCATAGCCACTGACAACTgtgggggaagagagaggaacagagcacaaacaatgtaaaaaaagaggtgtcaaggCTGGGAGATTAAATAATGGagtgctgagagagagagagagaagtgatgAAGATGCACCAAGTGACAAAACAGCTGTGCAAAaggagggaaaaagagaaaagatagAACAGAAGATGCATCAGAAAAGTCCTCAAAGCTGATTTAAAGAATAACACATCaagaacacagaaaataaacatgaGGCAGTCAGAGTACTGGCACACGACAGATTCATAGGAGAGAAACGCAGATAAACAGCAACAAACTCACCGCTTTTCATGCTTAGAGGACCTTGAAAACATGCTTTGTTCTTGTTTCACATGCTCAGTCGTCAAAAATTATATCAGCTGATGTGCAATGGGCTCGAGCAGATGGGACTTTCTCAACATTGAAGTTGTTAGCATTACCCTCAGGGTCACAGCCAGATTACCACAATATACATAGATAAATATATAGAACGTTCATTGAGGACCATTTATAATAATGGTTATACGGTTATAGTTCATGGAGGAGAAATGTTGAAGCAGCGGGCCGATGAAGTGAAAGAGGGACTGCAGTTTAGAGTTGCAACAATATGCTCACAGAACGAGTCAGGCTGAGCTGAAGTTATAGTTAGACAAGCTGGCATTCCAAAaaagtggggtgggggggtataAACTTACCTGCTGGACATCTTTCCAGTTTGAATACAGCTACACTGAACTTTAAGGACAGATTGCATGCTTTAGCACAGGACCAGGGACAGTAAATAGCtttcaaaacaacacaaatgacTAATCCCTAACGCGTGGGCTAAATAAGTAAACAAACATGTGGGCTGAGAGCAGTACAAATTATTGTTGGCTACTGCTCCATCCCAAGGCAATGTGTCAGTTTTATCTTGATGTTACGCAACTATTGACTAAAatgtatctttaaaaaaaaatactaaattagTGCCCTCTCAGTCGGTGGTGCAAAAACAAGCCACgggaacacaaacacagtctcaGGCGAACTAATCAATAAGGGCCAGAGCACAAAAGCAGCAGGCACACATATTCAACAACATGCTGCAGCAAAACTAGGCCTCAAAGAATCTGAATGTCAGGTACTGGAAAGGCAGAATGGTCTAATATtacttcaaaacaacaaattggTTTGCTTTTTGAGGTAATGCCAACGGCAAACTgaagataaaaaacaaagtcCAGTGTGCCATCTTAGAGTTATGATTCTTAAGATTTTCATTGAATCAAAAGGAGTATTTGACACCAGTTATGGTCAGCATGGTTTCAGCAACAGCCATCCAATGTATTTACTTCCAGCCTCGTTTTCATTCTTAGTCAAACTGCCCACCTACACTCAAGGGATTCACAGGAAATAATGCAGCATGTAAGCCAGCGTTACTGTTAAAATTTTTATATCATTGATATCAGTCTCGCTGTTGACTGTTCGCTATACGAACACCGTATCAGAGCTATATTTAGTTATTGCTAATGCTAACCAACATTTCTTACTGCTGttgcttcacattaaaatagTTCCAACAgggtggcttttattgtgaagcaatCACAGTAGCTGACACCGAGTTTAGCGCTGACAGTGTTTGTTACATCTACAAAACAAGAAGAGTAATTTTGGTAAATTTTTGTAACTTTAAAGGGTTCAGGAAATGTTTGCCAAGGAAGGCGTAGACCCCATTTGGAGTACCAACCTGATGTTCCAGGTCTCGACAGCGCTGGCTCAGGTCCTCCTTCTCATCTGCCTCCTCACTTAGAAAATAATACTTCCTGGACTGCAAGCATAAAACCaacagaacacagaggcaaGGGATGTCATACTAGTCACAGTAGGAGGaagtaaacattaataaaagggtgagggaaaacacaaaagaagGATGTAACAGATCTGCTGAGTGAAGTACACAGAGGGGAGAATGAAAGTGTTGCAGGTTTCACCTGGTAGTCAAAGTCCCCATAGGTCTCAGGGGTTCCTGGTTCAGAAGAAGGCTCCTTTGACAagagctgaaagaaaaaagacaaaacagtcAATGAAAAACtcaaattataaattaaaaatacaagaATTTGTCCCCAAAATCAGGTTTATTAGCTTTTCCAAATAAATTTTCTGGAAGAGGTTTTCATCCTCACGTTAAATGCTTTTCCACTCCTATGTGTGCCAATGAAACACTAAAACATATTCTTAAAAtatttcagagcagagtttcTGGCACTCTGTTCAGTCTTATCCTTATTCGGATTTCTTTGATTGTGAATTAACCATGACTAAGCGCTGGGATTAACGCAAAGTAGAGAGTACCGGTAGGATAAGCGAGAGGCTCACTCACCTCCTGAATGGCTGTCATCACGACGTGCTGGACAGATTCCTCAAGTGTCATTATCTGCTGGATTTGCTCTGCGTTTatgagaagaaaacagagagcAGTGAAGGTGCAGCCAAATGCAGATTAACAGAAATACTCTCGTAAAAATCAAGCCAGCACTGCATAAATCAGTATATTCAGAACCCCCGTCCTCATAAAGCCAATATTTAAATAACAAATCAGTGTTTCTTCTGAACTGTATTATTTGTATAATGGTCTTTAGTGTGGTCAGTTATCAACATGTGATGATCAGACCGTGACTAATCAAGAACCATGTGATTTGACTGAGTTaatcctgtgtgttattttcacaGATGGCTGCATCTACTTGATTTTCATTCTATTCTTCTCTCCTTTTTACAGCACACAGTGAGTGTACCTTGTTTCTTCTCACAACTGATAGCACAGCCCAATACGAGCTGTACCAGCTTGCCCAGTTCAGTGACATCTCCCATCTCTCCTATAAGGTTCACGTCTGGCAAGTGCTCATCTGACACCTGGTGACCAAGCACCTGTTCGTGGAAAGTAAGGTGAGACATTAGGATTGAGCCTTGAGCAAATTTTGTAGTGCACTAGAAGTGGCAAAattagtaaaaataataaaatattcttaCATCGTGATAATACTCCAGCATGCTCTTAAGAATCTTTTTCAAGTTGCTgacctgaaaaacaaacacacataacaaaTCAGAGTTAAAGTCTAGATCCTCATTTTAATCACGGAaaaaagaagggggaaaaaaacctcTAGATATCTTGGTTATTCTAGGGCACCATAGGGTATGCTGTCATATCCTACTGTTTCTCAAATTACCTTGAGGCGCCAGTTCTCCCCGCTCTCCTCCTTGATCCTGCCTAGCCATGTCTCATTAAACCAGGAGGGGTCTCTGTTAATGAGAGTACAAGAGAACTCAGAGACGACAAGGACGACACATCTCTGGACATCAAGATTCACAGTAGGGCCACAGGGCAGTGAGGCCCCGTGCTTCTGTTCTGCTGAGCCCAATGACATTTGAGAAGAACGGTTCATTAAAGTCACGTGTCACACGTGGGAGTAACGCTTAAGAAGTTGTTCAAATGACCTTAAAATAAAAGATAGTTGTGTTGTCCGTTTATCAGTGGGGGTGTGGGTACACGGAAAACACAAATACCGCTCCTTAAGCTACAAAGGTCACTAGGCCTGGACAGATTGATTTAATCAAAACAGCTGAGCAAActcactgagaaaaaaaaataaataaataaaaaaataataataataaaaaaaaaagatgacctCACAAATCCAGCCTTTTCTTTTGGTTTATATTTTGAATAGATAATGGACTTTTTAGCAACCTACAATTCAAAAGGCAATAACGTGCAAATCACTCTGATAAGCAAATCTCTGAGGTGGCTCTGAATGATTTTTAGTTAGCTGCTTCCTGTTCATGTTGTGCACTTACTACATAATTAAAACACCACAATAAACAGTGTGCCCTTACATTCTGTGCAGCACATGTGCAATGGCCACTCCACTTGTCAGGTCGTACTTGCTGTTGCATGATGGCACCTGAAATGTCTGTAACTGAGAATGAAGACATTAATAATTAGTCATTTGTAGAAAagtaacctttaaaaaaaagcttaaaCATTTCATGCACACAGAcgtattttacttttaaagtgACCCAGATTGATACAATGCAAGTTTATGAATGTTactcatgtttattttaatttttttttacatgtgtgtAAAAGCTCTCcttaagtaaaataataatactttcTTGGCAAAGAACACACTTTGGAAAAAAAGCAGCTAAAATGCGTAGTAAATAACACCAGACGAATCTGCAAGCTCTTGTTTCATTTGCTCTGGCTGATGCGAATTACTAGGCCGATACCTGGCAAAATAATGCAGGTAAAAATCTTTGTCTAAACCCATTCAATCTTCGTAAACAccactgaaatgacagctgttATTGGGGATTCAAGTCCTACTTGTCAAGCTGTTCATTTAAGTTGGTGTCTTAGTTTAGTCCTACACTTGCCTCTGTGTGGAAAAGTGCCAAACAGGTGGATTTTCCTTGGTTTGAGAAGATACTATGTTAGATAGCCTAACATTACTGCATAAGTCTCTCAGCTTATGTTAAGCTGTTTGGGTTTGTTTTTCTGGCAGTCTGCTGACACCGCAGGCAGTAAGTTGGGTGCAGATAACAAGGTAAAGCAGACGAACGAGAGCAAACTTCCAATGTGTTTACCAGCTAGTTAGCTCGGCTAGCTAACGACCGTTAGCTTCCAAACAGCCATATTTCATACCTGCCAACTGCTCACACGTCCACCTACTTCATGAAAGTAGCAATTTATCAATTTTGCGAGGCCTTTACTTTAACAAGTAACGTTATTTTTGTCTCTTACTTTGCAAACACCTGCTGTCACCTGTTAGCCGGCGGTTAGCCTGGCTAGTAAATCTCACTCATTTGAAACTTACCCAGGTTAAAAGTGAATCACACAGCTCTGCTTTGTCCAGACTCATGTTGCTGTGGCCCGTGTAACACAGAGGAGCGATGTATGTTGCTCTCAAGACTTGTTTTCCTCCGAAGTTTGTTACTCACTCCCGACACTTTCCACGTCAGTCATTGTCCTGCCATGGCCTCCTGCTGCTCGCTCCTACCCACTTCGCGTTTCAGCGCCTATTATCCAAGCGAGCTTCCGTATTAAGAGCATCTCCATGGTGAATGATAATAATGTTGATAATTATAGACCACTGGCTTTTCAAGCTCTCTTAAAAAATAATTCATacctttaatacatttatttacatgttatttaaccaggaaaacCTTATTGATAGATGAGACATCTCTGGCTAAGATGGGCAGCAATAATAATGAGTTAACAGTTATAGACAAACAAAATAGATAACACAAAAAATCCCACACAATCAGAATTAAAGAGAAATGCAAATATGAAATCAGGAGTAACATTTCTAATACAACATGTACAAGATTTTATcctaaaaacaaactaaatggcACCTTAAACAACCCAAGAGCtatcaaaaaacataaaaatagccAAGACCAatccaaaacatatttttaatccCACTAATACAtcaaaacaacccacaaaacaTCGGCAACCAGCAGATAGAGCACCTTGTTTCTATTTAAGACAAGACAAAGTGACTATATATCAAAACTAGTGGGAAACACTTGAAAATCCTACTaggaatgtgttttgtgtttcgATCAAAAACGTGTTCTGTCATAAAAAACGCTTTTTCTTATTTAAGGAAGAAAATCCCAACAGTGAAGGacccattgttttctttttgctttgttATAGGCCTATTCAAAGTTCCTTAAAGCACCACTGGATGGCTCTAGTTAACAAACAGCTGTAGAAAACAGCATCAAAGTTTACACTGCCCATGACAGGTGGTTTGTATAATCTTTCTAGTAAGACGTGTACTCTGAGTATAGCCAAAATGTGAGCTTTAAAACCTcaggaataaaataaatgaattctTTACTTCAATGGAATTGTATAATTCATTACGTGACACCTCCTGTGATGCAATGTCTGTTTTCTTGTAATATATGGTCTACCAGACGGTCTTGAGCATTATCAAAAGGCCTCCAGTGTGGGAACGTACTGACCAGTTCACACTGGTTTGTGATGTACAGCTTAGAAAATTTTTAGCAGGTTTCTGCCAGAAGCCTCTCTCTCATATTATCAACATGCTGTCACACACGTACTCCCTTTCCTTATAAATCTGCATATCTCCCTGTCTATTACTGCGGCCAATCAGAGTTAAACACTGCCCACTGCTTCCTGTTTGCTCTGGAAAACCCAGTGACTGTGTCCCAAGTCCACTGTGCTTGTTGAACACCTGCATACGATGAAATATCTACTTTTCTTCTGGCCCTTCCCATCCAATCACAGCACCACTTTACATCTGGCTTCACCATATTTGTGTGGCCAGAGTTCCTGTTTTTCAAGATGGTTTCCTAGCCAGAGGAATGCTCATGTTTACCCATTCCCGTCCACTGGCTGTTATTATAACTCATATCTCAATCACACTCCGACAACTGTTATCTCTTAGATGACTATAGCCTATTGAactttaattatgtattttatataacataacataacataacatttagTAATTATCTGTCTGTATATGTCAATAATGTTCTGTTAAGGCCCACATAGTGGAAACACTTTTTAAGTGAGGTAAAATCACTATCTCCAGTCCTATGAGGGCAGTTTTGTATATGTTTGCTTCAGGAGATAAAAAGCTGGATGGGGGGGTCTCAAATTGAGTAACCTGGATTAAGACGGCTGGGAGGAAGTAAGGTTCATGACTCGAGGAGGGGGGTAGGGGGCTAAGCGGGATAGGTCAGGGCTGACTAATCCTTGAGTGGAAGGAGGAGTGGTAGGGGCTCTGGCGAGGCA is from Micropterus dolomieu isolate WLL.071019.BEF.003 ecotype Adirondacks linkage group LG02, ASM2129224v1, whole genome shotgun sequence and encodes:
- the hook2 gene encoding protein Hook homolog 2 isoform X2, with amino-acid sequence MSLDKAELCDSLLTWLQTFQVPSCNSKYDLTSGVAIAHVLHRIDPSWFNETWLGRIKEESGENWRLKVSNLKKILKSMLEYYHDVLGHQVSDEHLPDVNLIGEMGDVTELGKLVQLVLGCAISCEKKQEQIQQIMTLEESVQHVVMTAIQELLSKEPSSEPGTPETYGDFDYQSRKYYFLSEEADEKEDLSQRCRDLEHQLSVAMEEKLSLQAETRSLKERLSHCDSLDASTTVITGKKLLLLQSQMEQLQEENYRLENSRDDMRVRGEILEREMADLHQRNEELTSLAQEAQALKDEMDILRHSSDRVNQLEVLVETYKRKLEDLGDLRRQVRLLEERNTVYMQRTCELEEELRRANAIRNQLDTYKRQAHELHTKHSAEAMKAEKWQFEYKNLHDKHDALLKEKERLISERDTLRETNDELRCAQVQQRCLSGGGDLCDNGVTVGNLAAEIMPTEIKETVVRLQSENKMLCVQEETYRQKLVEVQAELEEAQRSKNTLETQNRLNQQQISELRSQVEELQKALQEQDSKTEDSSLLKKKLEEHLEKLHEAHSDLQKKREVIDDLEPKVDSNMAKKIDELQESLRKKDEDMKQMEERYKRYVEKARTVIKTLDPMQQPVTATPDIQALKNQLTEKERKIQHLEHDYEKSRARHDQEEKLIITAWYNMGMTLHQKVSGERLGPSNQAMSFLAQQRQSTNARRGLTRHHPR
- the hook2 gene encoding protein Hook homolog 2 isoform X1, giving the protein MSLDKAELCDSLLTWLQTFQVPSCNSKYDLTSGVAIAHVLHRIDPSWFNETWLGRIKEESGENWRLKVSNLKKILKSMLEYYHDVLGHQVSDEHLPDVNLIGEMGDVTELGKLVQLVLGCAISCEKKQEQIQQIMTLEESVQHVVMTAIQELLSKEPSSEPGTPETYGDFDYQSRKYYFLSEEADEKEDLSQRCRDLEHQLSVAMEEKLSLQAETRSLKERLSHCDSLDASTTVITGKKLLLLQSQMEQLQEENYRLENSRDDMRVRGEILEREMADLHQRNEELTSLAQEAQALKDEMDILRHSSDRVNQLEVLVETYKRKLEDLGDLRRQVRLLEERNTVYMQRTCELEEELRRANAIRNQLDTYKRQAHELHTKHSAEAMKAEKWQFEYKNLHDKHDALLKEKERLISERDTLRETNDELRCAQVQQRCLSGGGDLCDNGVTVGNLAAEIMPTEIKETVVRLQSENKMLCVQEETYRQKLVEVQAELEEAQRSKNTLETQNRLNQQQISELRSQVEELQKALQEQDSKTEDAISSLLKKKLEEHLEKLHEAHSDLQKKREVIDDLEPKVDSNMAKKIDELQESLRKKDEDMKQMEERYKRYVEKARTVIKTLDPMQQPVTATPDIQALKNQLTEKERKIQHLEHDYEKSRARHDQEEKLIITAWYNMGMTLHQKVSGERLGPSNQAMSFLAQQRQSTNARRGLTRHHPR